In the Pseudomonas sp. DTU_2021_1001937_2_SI_NGA_ILE_001 genome, one interval contains:
- a CDS encoding TldD/PmbA family protein — MFDFHATLKQRFAALRSDAPFFSIRHVRRTQQQLSVRRNVAQPLSLSEDQGAMLTVRLNGVETYAATHDLSQRGLQAALERAETLARHLARHTLLDLRDYPVVSAQADYLSPHLDEPFPTPGEALQLLLEESAAVPRDERLVDWQASLGLESVEQIYLNNAGAQLRQAQRFVYPGLSVTAWDGHDSQTRSLGGSNFGQQGGAEIIRRSGLLGAATRVADEALQLVMAPNTPSGPRDLLLMPDQMILQIHESIGHPLELDRILGDERNYAGTSFVKAEDFGTLQYGSALLNVTFDPEIPEQLASYSHDDDGSPASKQYLIRNGVLQRPLGGALSQYRSGLPGVANSRACNWNRAPIDRMANLNIEPGERSFAQLVAGIERGILMATNRSWSIDDARNKFQFGCEWGQLIEDGQLKGVVKNPNYRAVSAQFWRSLSAVGDASTFEVLGTPNCGKGEPNQVVRVGHASPACVFDAVDVFGGDA; from the coding sequence ATGTTCGACTTCCATGCCACGCTCAAGCAGCGTTTCGCTGCCCTGCGCAGTGATGCGCCGTTCTTCTCGATCCGCCATGTGCGGCGTACCCAGCAGCAGTTGTCGGTACGCCGCAATGTCGCCCAGCCGCTGTCGCTGAGCGAAGACCAGGGCGCCATGCTCACGGTGCGCCTGAACGGCGTGGAAACCTATGCGGCCACCCACGACCTGTCGCAGCGTGGCCTGCAGGCCGCCCTGGAGCGCGCCGAAACCCTGGCCCGCCATCTTGCCCGCCATACCCTGCTGGACCTGCGCGACTACCCGGTGGTCAGCGCCCAGGCCGACTACCTGTCGCCGCACCTCGACGAGCCCTTCCCGACACCTGGCGAAGCCTTGCAACTGCTGCTGGAAGAGTCTGCCGCCGTACCCCGCGACGAACGCCTGGTCGACTGGCAGGCCAGCCTGGGCCTGGAAAGCGTCGAGCAGATCTACCTCAACAACGCCGGTGCACAACTGCGCCAGGCCCAGCGCTTCGTCTATCCGGGCCTGAGCGTCACCGCCTGGGACGGCCACGACAGCCAGACCCGCAGCCTGGGCGGCAGCAACTTCGGCCAGCAGGGCGGCGCGGAAATCATCCGCCGCAGCGGCCTGCTCGGCGCCGCGACAAGGGTGGCCGACGAGGCCCTGCAACTGGTCATGGCGCCCAACACGCCCAGCGGCCCACGCGACCTGCTGCTGATGCCCGACCAGATGATCCTGCAGATCCACGAATCCATCGGCCACCCGCTGGAGCTGGACCGCATTCTCGGTGACGAGCGCAACTACGCCGGCACCAGCTTCGTGAAAGCCGAAGACTTCGGCACCCTGCAGTACGGCTCGGCACTGCTCAACGTGACCTTCGATCCCGAGATTCCCGAGCAACTGGCCAGCTACAGCCACGACGACGACGGCAGCCCGGCCAGCAAGCAGTACCTGATTCGCAACGGCGTGCTGCAACGGCCGCTGGGCGGGGCCTTGTCGCAATACCGTAGCGGCCTGCCCGGGGTGGCCAACAGCCGGGCCTGCAACTGGAACCGCGCGCCCATCGACCGCATGGCCAACCTCAACATCGAGCCGGGCGAGCGCTCCTTCGCGCAGCTGGTGGCCGGTATCGAACGCGGCATCCTGATGGCCACCAATCGCTCCTGGTCCATCGACGATGCACGCAACAAATTCCAGTTCGGCTGCGAGTGGGGCCAGTTGATCGAAGACGGCCAGCTCAAGGGCGTGGTCAAGAACCCCAACTACCGCGCCGTCTCCGCGCAATTCTGGCGCAGCCTGAGCGCAGTGGGCGATGCCAGTACCTTTGAGGTGCTCGGCACGCCCAATTGCGGCAAGGGCGAACCCAACCAGGTGGTGCGGGTCGGCCACGCCTCGCCGGCCTGCGTGTTCGACGCTGTGGACGTATTCGGAGGAGACGCCTGA
- a CDS encoding GlxA family transcriptional regulator, which translates to MTSFNAGAAAQNRAPQSIGFLLLDNFTLISLASAVEPLRMANQLSGRELYRWTTMSLDGGQVWASDGLQITPDAAMNDAPALDTVIVCGGVGIQRTVTREHVAWLQSQARQSRRLGAVCTGSWALACAGLLDGFDCSVHWECLAAMQEAFPRVTMSTRLFTLDRNRFTSSGGTAPLDMMLHLISRDHGRELSAAISEMFVYERIRNEQDHQRVPLKHMLGTNQPKLQEIVALMEANLEEPIDLDELAVYVSVSRRQLERLFQKYLHCSPSRYYLKLRLIRARQLLKQTPMSIIEVASVCGFVSTPHFSKCYREYFGIPPRDERVGSNTAQQVAMMPIPQAMVLSPLSGPMSALNQARNESTFASVRV; encoded by the coding sequence ATGACTTCGTTCAATGCCGGGGCAGCTGCCCAGAACCGCGCACCCCAGTCCATCGGCTTCCTGCTGCTCGATAATTTCACGTTGATCTCCCTGGCCTCGGCGGTGGAACCGCTGCGCATGGCCAACCAGCTGTCCGGTCGTGAGCTGTACCGCTGGACCACCATGAGCCTGGATGGTGGTCAGGTGTGGGCCAGCGATGGCCTGCAGATCACCCCGGATGCCGCGATGAACGACGCCCCGGCGCTCGACACCGTGATCGTCTGTGGTGGCGTGGGTATCCAGCGCACCGTGACCCGTGAGCACGTCGCCTGGCTGCAGTCGCAGGCTCGCCAGTCGCGTCGCCTGGGCGCCGTGTGCACCGGCAGCTGGGCTCTGGCCTGTGCCGGCCTGCTCGATGGTTTCGACTGCAGCGTGCACTGGGAATGTCTGGCGGCCATGCAGGAAGCTTTCCCGCGGGTGACCATGAGTACCCGTCTGTTCACCCTCGACCGCAACCGCTTCACCAGCTCGGGTGGCACCGCGCCGCTGGACATGATGCTGCACCTGATTAGCCGTGATCATGGCCGCGAGCTGTCGGCGGCCATCTCGGAGATGTTCGTCTACGAGCGCATCCGCAACGAGCAGGACCACCAGCGCGTACCGCTCAAGCACATGCTCGGCACCAACCAGCCCAAGCTGCAGGAAATCGTCGCGCTGATGGAGGCCAACCTGGAGGAGCCGATCGACCTCGACGAACTGGCCGTGTACGTCTCGGTGTCGCGTCGTCAGCTCGAGCGCCTGTTCCAGAAGTACCTGCACTGCTCACCGTCGCGCTATTACCTCAAGCTGCGCCTTATCCGCGCGCGGCAACTGCTCAAGCAGACCCCCATGTCGATCATCGAGGTGGCTTCGGTATGCGGCTTCGTATCCACGCCGCACTTCTCCAAGTGTTACCGCGAGTACTTCGGCATTCCGCCGCGCGACGAGCGCGTGGGTTCCAATACCGCCCAGCAGGTGGCCATGATGCCGATTCCCCAGGCCATGGTGCTGTCGCCGCTGTCGGGGCCGATGTCTGCCCTCAATCAGGCGCGCAACGAGTCGACCTTCGCCAGCGTGCGGGTCTGA
- a CDS encoding IS110 family transposase: protein MTAYAGIDVAKDTLQIALYPQSNSFCTTNTSEGIHQLIQWLSDNRVEQVLVEATGGYERLSVKLLAKARFKVMRINPLRARQFALAMGKQAKTDSIDAQMLAMFAHALRKKEFVVADEARDKLTELVNQRDAFVQQRDDNRRRIQQAQEPEVQQAYRELNAKIQEMIKAADRRIAAQTRQVDGALVDRLQAIKGIGAVSISSLFCYLPELGDLSRGQVAALAGVAPYNNDSGTKRGNRHIYGGRAKLRRAMYMSTLVMVRYNEDFKNRYAQLRARGKCAKVALTACMRVLLVRLNAMVRDGAPWREGAI, encoded by the coding sequence ATGACCGCCTACGCCGGAATCGATGTCGCCAAAGATACCCTGCAGATTGCGCTGTATCCCCAGAGCAATAGCTTCTGCACCACCAACACCTCTGAAGGAATCCACCAGCTTATCCAATGGTTGAGTGATAACCGGGTCGAGCAGGTACTGGTTGAGGCCACAGGCGGCTATGAAAGGTTATCGGTCAAACTCCTGGCCAAGGCCAGATTCAAGGTCATGCGTATCAATCCGCTGCGTGCTCGCCAGTTCGCTCTGGCCATGGGCAAGCAAGCCAAAACCGACTCGATCGATGCGCAGATGCTGGCCATGTTCGCCCATGCCTTGCGAAAGAAAGAGTTTGTGGTGGCCGATGAAGCGCGCGATAAGTTGACCGAACTGGTGAACCAGCGTGACGCCTTCGTTCAGCAGCGTGATGACAACCGTCGCCGTATTCAACAAGCGCAAGAACCTGAAGTGCAGCAGGCCTATCGGGAGCTCAATGCCAAAATCCAAGAGATGATCAAGGCAGCAGACCGACGCATTGCTGCACAGACTCGACAGGTCGATGGGGCCTTGGTGGACCGCCTGCAAGCGATCAAAGGCATCGGCGCGGTGTCGATCTCCAGCCTGTTTTGCTATCTGCCCGAGCTGGGGGATCTGAGTCGTGGACAGGTGGCGGCCTTGGCAGGAGTGGCGCCTTACAACAACGACAGTGGGACTAAGCGCGGTAACCGGCACATTTACGGCGGACGCGCGAAGCTACGCCGTGCGATGTACATGAGTACCTTGGTGATGGTCCGTTACAACGAGGACTTCAAGAACCGATACGCTCAACTTCGCGCCCGAGGTAAGTGCGCGAAGGTGGCGCTGACGGCGTGCATGCGAGTCCTGCTGGTGAGGTTAAACGCCATGGTGCGAGATGGTGCACCATGGCGAGAGGGTGCAATTTGA
- the choV gene encoding choline ABC transporter ATP-binding protein, protein MSIIKFENVDVIFHKDPRDALRLLDQGKTRGEILKELGQIVGVEKANLEINKGEICVLMGLSGSGKSSLLRCINGLNTVSRGSLFVEHEGSKIDIANCTAAELKMMRTKRIAMVFQKFALMPWLTVRENISFGLEMQGRPEKERRKLVDEKLELVGLTQWRNKKPDELSGGMQQRVGLARALAMDADILLMDEPFSALDPLIRQGLQDELLGLQKKLSKTIVFVSHDLDEALKLGSRIAIMKDGRIVQYSVPEDIVLNPADEYVRNFVAHTNPLNVLCGRSLMRSLDNCKRINGSVCLDPGGDSWIDLGEGNVIKGVRQGEAPLAVQNWQPGQDVAQLERRPTVVDSNIGMRDALQIRYHTGNKLVLQDGSKVVGILGDTELYHALLGKNHG, encoded by the coding sequence ATGAGCATCATCAAATTCGAAAACGTCGACGTCATCTTCCACAAGGACCCGCGTGACGCGCTCAGACTCCTGGACCAGGGCAAGACACGCGGTGAAATCCTCAAGGAACTGGGCCAGATCGTGGGGGTTGAAAAAGCCAACCTGGAAATCAACAAGGGCGAGATCTGCGTACTGATGGGCCTGTCCGGCTCGGGCAAGTCCAGCCTGTTGCGCTGTATCAACGGCCTGAACACCGTGAGCCGCGGTTCGCTGTTCGTCGAACACGAAGGCTCCAAGATCGACATCGCCAACTGCACCGCGGCCGAGCTGAAAATGATGCGCACCAAGCGTATCGCCATGGTGTTCCAGAAGTTCGCCCTGATGCCCTGGCTGACGGTGCGCGAGAACATCAGCTTCGGCCTGGAAATGCAGGGCCGCCCCGAGAAGGAACGGCGCAAGCTGGTGGACGAGAAACTCGAGCTGGTGGGCCTGACCCAGTGGCGCAACAAGAAGCCCGACGAGCTGTCCGGTGGCATGCAGCAGCGCGTCGGCCTGGCCCGTGCGCTGGCCATGGACGCCGACATCCTGCTGATGGACGAGCCGTTCTCGGCCCTAGACCCGCTGATCCGCCAGGGCCTGCAGGACGAACTGCTGGGCCTGCAGAAGAAGCTGAGCAAGACCATCGTGTTCGTCAGCCACGACCTGGACGAAGCGCTCAAGCTGGGCAGCCGCATCGCCATCATGAAGGATGGCCGCATCGTCCAGTACAGCGTGCCGGAAGACATCGTGCTCAACCCGGCCGACGAGTACGTGCGCAACTTCGTGGCCCACACCAATCCGCTCAACGTGCTGTGCGGCCGCAGCCTGATGCGCAGCCTGGACAACTGCAAGCGCATCAACGGCTCGGTGTGCCTGGACCCCGGTGGCGACTCCTGGATCGACCTGGGCGAAGGCAACGTGATCAAGGGCGTACGCCAGGGCGAGGCGCCGCTCGCGGTGCAGAACTGGCAGCCTGGACAGGATGTCGCGCAGCTGGAGCGTCGCCCGACCGTGGTTGACTCCAACATCGGCATGCGTGACGCCCTGCAGATCCGCTACCACACCGGCAACAAGCTGGTGCTGCAGGACGGCAGCAAAGTGGTCGGCATTCTCGGTGACACCGAGCTGTACCACGCCCTGCTTGGCAAGAACCACGGCTGA
- the msrA gene encoding peptide-methionine (S)-S-oxide reductase MsrA produces MTLRSEILVNKNVLPTAEQALPGRETPMQVPEQHFVNGNPLLGPFPGSVEFALFGLGCFWGAERRFWQKEGVHSTAVGYAGGFTPNPTYEEVCSGLTGHTEVVLVVYEPEVVSYEELLKMFWELHNPTSGMRQGNDIGTQYRSAIYCTKPEQLEAALASKARYQAELDKAGLGEITTEIAEAPTFYYAEAYHQQYLAKNPQGYCGIGGTGVCMPA; encoded by the coding sequence ATGACCCTGCGCTCGGAAATCCTGGTGAACAAGAACGTATTGCCAACTGCCGAACAAGCCTTGCCGGGCCGCGAGACACCGATGCAGGTGCCGGAACAGCACTTCGTCAACGGCAACCCCCTGCTCGGCCCCTTCCCCGGCAGCGTGGAATTCGCCCTCTTCGGCCTGGGCTGCTTCTGGGGTGCCGAGCGCCGCTTCTGGCAGAAGGAAGGCGTGCACAGCACTGCAGTCGGCTACGCGGGTGGCTTCACCCCCAACCCTACCTACGAAGAAGTCTGCTCGGGCCTGACCGGCCACACCGAGGTGGTGCTGGTGGTCTACGAACCCGAGGTGGTCAGCTACGAAGAGCTGCTGAAGATGTTCTGGGAACTGCACAACCCGACCTCGGGCATGCGCCAGGGCAACGACATCGGCACCCAGTACCGCTCGGCGATCTACTGCACCAAGCCGGAGCAACTGGAAGCCGCACTGGCCAGCAAGGCCCGCTACCAGGCTGAGCTGGACAAGGCCGGACTGGGCGAGATCACCACCGAAATCGCCGAGGCGCCCACCTTCTATTACGCCGAGGCGTATCACCAGCAGTACCTGGCGAAGAACCCGCAGGGCTATTGCGGCATCGGCGGAACCGGCGTGTGCATGCCGGCCTGA
- the choW gene encoding choline ABC transporter permease subunit: MMLTDHKLPLGEYIAAFVDWLIRHGASYFDAIASFLEMMIHGLTFSLAWFNPYVLIGLIAALTHFIQRKWGLTVFVILSFLLILNLHYWQETLETLAQVLFATLVCVVIGVPLGIVAAHKPWFYTMMRPLLDLMQTVPTFVYLIPTLTLFGLGVVPGLISTVVFAIAAPIRLTYLGIRDVPTELLDAGKAFGSSQRQLLTRIELPYAMPSIAAGITQCIMLSLSMVVIAALVGADGLGKPVVNALNTADIAVGFEAGLAIVLLAIMLDRICKQPEPKAGPDA, from the coding sequence ATCATGTTGACTGACCACAAGCTACCCCTGGGCGAGTACATTGCCGCCTTCGTCGACTGGCTGATTCGCCATGGGGCCAGCTATTTCGACGCCATCGCCTCCTTTCTGGAAATGATGATCCACGGCCTCACGTTTTCCCTGGCCTGGTTCAACCCGTACGTGCTGATCGGCCTGATCGCCGCATTGACACACTTCATCCAGCGCAAGTGGGGGCTGACCGTCTTCGTCATCCTGTCGTTCCTGCTGATCCTCAATCTGCATTACTGGCAGGAAACCCTGGAAACCCTCGCACAGGTACTGTTCGCGACCCTTGTGTGCGTGGTCATCGGCGTGCCCTTGGGCATCGTCGCGGCCCACAAGCCCTGGTTCTACACGATGATGCGTCCGCTGCTCGACCTGATGCAGACCGTGCCGACCTTCGTGTACCTGATCCCCACCCTGACCCTGTTCGGCCTCGGTGTGGTACCTGGCCTGATTTCCACGGTGGTGTTCGCCATCGCCGCGCCTATCCGTCTCACCTACCTGGGCATTCGTGACGTGCCCACCGAACTGCTCGATGCCGGCAAGGCCTTCGGTTCGTCGCAGCGGCAACTGCTGACCCGCATCGAACTGCCCTACGCGATGCCAAGCATCGCCGCCGGTATCACCCAATGCATCATGCTTTCGCTGTCGATGGTGGTGATCGCCGCCCTGGTGGGCGCCGACGGCCTGGGCAAGCCCGTGGTCAACGCACTGAATACCGCCGATATCGCTGTCGGTTTCGAAGCCGGTCTGGCAATCGTCCTGCTGGCAATCATGCTCGACCGTATCTGCAAACAACCAGAACCCAAGGCAGGACCCGACGCATGA
- a CDS encoding choline ABC transporter substrate-binding protein produces the protein MKGSKSLLLAAILGAPMLAHAAEPEACHTVNFSDVGWTDITVTTAVTSAVLESLGYKTKTTMISVPVTYKSLAEGKNMDVFLGNWMPTMENDIKPYREAGTVDTVRANLENAKYTLAVPQALYDKGLKDFSDIAKFKKELDGKIYGIEPGNDGNRLIQSMIDKDAFGLKTAGFKVVESSEAGMLSQVDRANRRGTDVVFLGWEPHPMNTRFKIKYLTGGDEFFGPNFGQATIYTNTRKGYTEQCSNVGQLLKNLSFTLEMESTLMGKVLDDKMKPDAAARQWLKSNPQVLDTWLAGVTTVDGKPGLDAAKAKLTQ, from the coding sequence ATGAAAGGTTCAAAGTCGTTGCTGTTGGCCGCCATCCTCGGTGCCCCGATGCTGGCTCATGCTGCAGAACCCGAAGCGTGCCACACCGTCAACTTCTCCGATGTCGGCTGGACCGACATTACCGTCACCACCGCCGTGACCAGCGCCGTGCTCGAATCGCTGGGCTACAAGACCAAGACCACCATGATCTCGGTACCGGTGACCTACAAGTCGCTGGCCGAAGGCAAGAACATGGACGTGTTCCTGGGCAACTGGATGCCGACCATGGAAAACGACATCAAGCCTTATCGTGAGGCCGGTACCGTCGACACCGTGCGCGCCAACCTGGAAAACGCCAAGTACACCCTCGCCGTCCCCCAGGCGCTGTATGACAAGGGCCTCAAGGATTTCTCCGACATCGCCAAGTTCAAGAAGGAACTGGACGGCAAGATCTACGGCATCGAGCCAGGCAACGACGGCAACCGCCTGATCCAGAGCATGATCGACAAGGACGCCTTCGGCCTGAAGACCGCCGGCTTCAAGGTCGTCGAGTCCAGCGAGGCCGGCATGCTGTCGCAGGTCGACCGGGCCAATCGTCGCGGCACCGACGTGGTATTCCTCGGCTGGGAACCGCACCCGATGAACACCCGCTTCAAGATCAAGTACCTGACCGGCGGCGACGAGTTCTTCGGCCCCAACTTCGGCCAGGCGACCATCTACACCAACACCCGCAAGGGCTACACCGAGCAGTGCAGCAACGTAGGGCAGCTGCTCAAGAATCTGTCGTTCACCCTGGAAATGGAAAGCACCCTGATGGGCAAGGTCCTGGACGACAAGATGAAGCCAGACGCCGCCGCGCGGCAATGGCTCAAGAGCAACCCGCAGGTGCTCGACACCTGGCTGGCCGGCGTCACCACCGTCGACGGCAAGCCAGGGCTGGACGCCGCCAAGGCCAAGCTCACCCAGTAA
- a CDS encoding 23S rRNA (adenine(2030)-N(6))-methyltransferase RlmJ — protein MNYRHAFHAGNHADVLKHIVLTRLIALMSRKEQPFAYIDTHAGIGLYDLQGDEATRTGEWVEGIGRLWDAPDLPAAAAGYMEVLRHMNRKTGELRYYPGSPELARRLSREQDRVLLNEKHPEDGALLKDNMKYDRRVAVHLGEGWHVPRALLPVAEKRAIMLIDPPFEQLDELKRCSVALKEAIGRMRQTMAAIWYPIKDPRQLKRFYQDLAESGAPKLLRVELYVHPLETPASLNGSGLAIASPPWGLEEELRELLPYLAEKLGQTQGGWKMDWLIAE, from the coding sequence ATGAATTACCGCCACGCCTTCCATGCCGGCAACCATGCCGACGTCTTGAAACATATCGTGCTGACCCGCCTGATTGCGTTGATGTCGCGCAAGGAACAGCCGTTCGCCTACATCGATACGCATGCCGGCATTGGCCTTTATGACCTGCAGGGTGACGAAGCGACGCGTACCGGAGAATGGGTCGAGGGTATCGGCCGCCTGTGGGACGCGCCCGACCTGCCAGCGGCGGCGGCCGGTTACATGGAGGTGCTGCGCCACATGAACCGCAAGACCGGCGAGCTGCGCTACTACCCCGGTTCCCCGGAGCTGGCCAGGCGCCTGAGCCGTGAGCAGGACCGTGTGCTGCTCAACGAGAAGCACCCCGAAGACGGCGCGCTGCTCAAGGACAACATGAAATATGACCGCCGCGTTGCCGTGCATCTGGGTGAAGGCTGGCACGTGCCTCGGGCCTTGCTGCCGGTGGCCGAGAAACGCGCGATCATGTTGATCGACCCGCCTTTCGAGCAGCTCGATGAACTCAAGCGTTGCAGCGTGGCGCTCAAGGAGGCCATCGGCCGCATGCGCCAGACCATGGCGGCCATCTGGTATCCGATCAAGGACCCGCGCCAGCTCAAGCGTTTCTACCAGGACCTGGCCGAGAGCGGCGCGCCGAAGCTGCTGCGTGTGGAACTGTATGTCCACCCGTTGGAGACCCCGGCCAGCCTCAACGGCTCCGGCCTGGCCATCGCCAGCCCGCCGTGGGGTCTGGAAGAAGAGCTGCGTGAGTTGTTGCCGTATCTTGCCGAGAAGCTGGGCCAGACCCAGGGCGGCTGGAAAATGGACTGGCTGATCGCCGAGTAA
- the betI gene encoding transcriptional regulator BetI, giving the protein MPKVGMQPIRRQQLIQATLSAIDQVGMGDASIALIARLAGVSNGIISHYFKDKNGLIEATMRHLMNALSANTAARRRALSDDSPRAHLRVIIEGNFDVSQVNGPAMKTWLAFWATSMHHASLHRLQRINDHRLYSNLCCQFRRAMPVDQARSAARGLAALIDGLWLRGALSGDAFDTDQAQRIACEYMNLQLTKTGA; this is encoded by the coding sequence ATGCCCAAGGTCGGAATGCAACCCATTCGTCGCCAACAACTGATCCAGGCCACCCTGTCGGCCATCGATCAGGTGGGCATGGGTGACGCCAGCATTGCCCTGATCGCGCGCCTGGCCGGGGTGTCCAACGGCATCATCAGCCATTACTTCAAGGACAAGAATGGGTTGATCGAGGCGACCATGCGTCACCTCATGAACGCCCTGAGCGCGAATACCGCCGCACGCCGCCGGGCACTGAGCGACGACAGCCCGCGCGCTCACCTGCGGGTCATCATCGAAGGCAACTTCGACGTCAGCCAGGTCAACGGCCCGGCCATGAAAACCTGGCTGGCCTTCTGGGCGACCAGCATGCACCACGCCTCGCTGCACCGCCTGCAACGCATCAACGACCACCGCCTGTATTCCAACCTGTGCTGCCAGTTCCGCCGCGCCATGCCGGTCGACCAGGCACGCAGCGCCGCCCGTGGCCTGGCCGCATTGATCGACGGCTTGTGGCTGCGTGGTGCGCTGTCTGGCGACGCTTTCGACACCGACCAGGCGCAACGCATCGCCTGTGAGTACATGAACCTGCAGCTGACCAAGACCGGCGCCTGA